From Deltaproteobacteria bacterium:
TCCCCGAGCTCGTCGGCGAATGCAGCGCGTGCGGGAGTTGCTACTCTTCCTGTCCCGGGAAGGAAATAAATATCGCGGATCTTGAGAAGGGTATTTTCGGACGTGCGAGGGAGGAAAGCGAAAAACGCATTGGGATCCGAGGGGGATGTTATTCCGCCTGTT
This genomic window contains:
- a CDS encoding 4Fe-4S binding protein, which produces MQTGHFKNLLHREVISKGLCTACGACAGVCPEGVIRLSWVIPELVGECSACGSCYSSCPGKEINIADLEKGIFGRAREESEKRIGIRGGCYSAC